A section of the Bacillus carboniphilus genome encodes:
- a CDS encoding ABC transporter ATP-binding protein, producing MKQPMIEFKDFSFKYRSQAKPTLYNINLEIFEGEKILIVGPSGSGKSTLAQCLNGLIPFSYEGEITGELLFHSEDATQHDLFTRSKMVGTVLQDPDGQFIGLTVSEDIAFSLENDCVSQEIMKQRVQEVAQLVDMSDYLSSSLHSLSGGQKQRVALAGVMVDDVNLLLFDEPLANLDPATGKYAIDLIDRIHRDTNKTIVIVEHRIEDVLYRHVDRIIVIDQGKMVSDSTPADLLSSDVLRQTRLREPLYITAVKHAGCTVSPEMQPHHIHSLQLDTCMEKVRTWYESRPLKPQNIQSEPLLELDQISFSYDNGKEIFKDLTLTVHKGEMISIVGKNGAGKSTLTKIICGFEKPTGGRILFEGRDFSKDTIKERSLRIGMVMQNPNQMISKHKIFDEVALGLVVRGLPEDQIKHRVEQTLKICGLYPFRNWPISALSFGQKKRVTIASILVLEPDMIILDEPTAGQDFQHYTEIMDFLVELNKQGMTILMITHDMHLMLEYTTRTIVIGNGGKIADDDSVRILGNEKIVHQANLKETSLFELATKIGVQDPHDFVERFIEFDREVRS from the coding sequence ATGAAACAACCAATGATAGAATTTAAAGACTTTAGCTTTAAGTACCGCAGTCAAGCAAAACCAACTTTATATAATATTAACCTAGAAATTTTTGAAGGGGAAAAAATCCTGATAGTTGGACCTTCTGGATCAGGGAAAAGTACATTGGCTCAATGTTTGAATGGCCTAATCCCTTTCTCATATGAAGGGGAAATCACCGGGGAACTCCTTTTTCACTCTGAGGATGCAACCCAGCATGATTTATTCACTCGTTCCAAAATGGTAGGTACCGTTCTACAGGATCCTGATGGCCAATTTATTGGGTTAACAGTGAGTGAAGATATAGCATTTTCCTTAGAGAATGACTGTGTATCACAGGAAATAATGAAGCAGCGGGTTCAAGAAGTTGCTCAGTTAGTTGATATGAGCGATTATTTGTCCTCCTCGCTACATAGTTTGTCTGGGGGGCAAAAACAGAGAGTTGCTTTGGCAGGAGTCATGGTTGATGATGTAAATTTGTTATTATTTGATGAACCTCTGGCTAACCTTGATCCCGCAACAGGAAAATATGCGATAGATTTAATTGACCGAATCCACCGAGATACGAACAAAACTATCGTTATCGTAGAACACCGGATAGAGGACGTTCTGTACCGTCATGTAGATCGAATTATCGTAATAGACCAAGGAAAAATGGTTAGTGATTCAACCCCTGCAGACCTTTTATCGTCAGATGTATTAAGACAGACCCGTTTGAGAGAACCTCTTTATATCACTGCAGTAAAACATGCAGGGTGTACGGTTTCTCCAGAGATGCAGCCACATCATATCCATTCACTTCAATTGGACACTTGTATGGAAAAAGTACGAACTTGGTATGAATCTCGACCGCTTAAACCTCAAAATATCCAGTCTGAACCTCTATTGGAGTTGGATCAAATTTCTTTTTCCTATGATAACGGTAAAGAAATTTTTAAAGATTTAACACTCACCGTTCATAAAGGAGAAATGATTAGTATTGTTGGTAAAAATGGTGCTGGTAAATCGACCTTAACCAAAATCATCTGTGGATTTGAGAAACCTACCGGTGGGCGTATCCTTTTTGAGGGACGCGACTTTTCAAAAGATACGATTAAGGAACGCTCCCTTCGGATTGGCATGGTTATGCAAAATCCGAATCAAATGATTTCAAAGCATAAAATTTTCGATGAAGTTGCCCTTGGTCTAGTGGTAAGGGGATTACCCGAGGATCAAATTAAGCACCGCGTGGAACAAACATTAAAGATTTGTGGATTATATCCATTTCGAAACTGGCCGATTTCTGCTTTAAGCTTTGGACAAAAGAAACGCGTTACTATTGCTTCAATACTTGTTCTTGAACCAGATATGATTATTTTGGATGAGCCTACAGCAGGACAAGACTTCCAACACTATACAGAAATAATGGATTTTTTAGTGGAACTTAATAAGCAAGGAATGACCATTTTAATGATTACACATGATATGCATCTCATGTTAGAGTACACGACTCGGACCATCGTCATTGGTAATGGTGGAAAAATAGCTGATGATGATTCTGTACGGATACTTGGAAATGAGAAGATCGTTCATCAAGCAAACTTAAAAGAAACATCCTTGTTCGAATTAGCGACTAAAATAGGGGTTCAAGACCCCCATGATTTTGTTGAACGGTTTATTGAGTTTGATCGAGAGGTGAGGTCATAA
- a CDS encoding ECF-type riboflavin transporter substrate-binding protein: MQNKVLSTKTIVAIGIGTAVFLILGRFASIPSGIPNTNIETSYAFLGLMSIIFGPIAGALIGFIGHALKDMIMWGSIWWSWVVVSGVVGLCIGLAWRKINIQSGDFGKKQIITFNVAQVLAQAFGWFLVAPVLDILIYAEPANKVFVQGLVAGASNMVTVGVIGTLLLAAYAKKRNKTGSLDIEA; the protein is encoded by the coding sequence ATGCAAAACAAAGTTCTTTCCACCAAAACCATTGTCGCTATTGGTATTGGAACAGCTGTATTTTTAATTCTTGGACGTTTTGCTTCTATTCCTTCTGGTATTCCTAATACGAATATCGAAACGTCCTATGCCTTCCTCGGCCTTATGTCTATCATTTTCGGCCCTATTGCTGGTGCACTTATTGGTTTTATTGGTCATGCTTTGAAAGATATGATTATGTGGGGGTCCATTTGGTGGAGCTGGGTTGTTGTATCTGGTGTTGTAGGACTGTGTATTGGGCTAGCTTGGAGAAAAATCAATATCCAAAGTGGTGATTTTGGCAAAAAGCAAATCATTACGTTTAACGTAGCTCAAGTTTTAGCTCAAGCATTCGGATGGTTCTTAGTAGCCCCGGTATTGGATATTTTGATTTATGCGGAGCCGGCGAATAAAGTGTTTGTTCAAGGCCTTGTTGCTGGAGCTTCTAACATGGTGACTGTTGGGGTTATTGGAACGCTTCTGTTAGCTGCCTACGCTAAAAAACGGAATAAAACAGGTAGCTTGGACATCGAAGCATAA
- a CDS encoding SAM hydrolase/SAM-dependent halogenase family protein: MYGVAHSVSPSIPVFDLTHDIPQYNIWEASYRLLQTVPYWPENTVFVSVVDPGVGTNRKSIVAKTESNHIIVTPDNGTLTHLQESIGISAARIIDEKVNRLPMSGESHTFHGRDIYAFTGARIAATIICFDEVGPSYSIDSITKLPLSEASISEGVLTGAIDILDVRFGNIWTNIKRELFLQLGVQYGDSLEVTIQNDTRNVYKNMMTFGRSFADICVGEPLVYVNSLDHLGIAINQGSFANAYSIGTGSNWRISIRKAPKIIYD; this comes from the coding sequence ATGTATGGCGTGGCCCACTCTGTTAGTCCTTCTATACCAGTATTCGATTTAACACATGATATCCCTCAGTACAATATTTGGGAAGCATCTTATCGCTTGTTACAAACGGTTCCTTATTGGCCAGAAAATACAGTGTTTGTATCCGTTGTTGATCCTGGTGTTGGAACCAATCGGAAGAGTATCGTTGCCAAAACAGAGTCCAATCATATTATTGTGACTCCTGATAATGGTACATTAACCCACTTACAAGAGAGCATAGGAATTTCAGCAGCACGCATTATTGACGAAAAAGTCAATAGACTACCGATGTCAGGAGAATCTCATACCTTCCATGGAAGAGATATATACGCTTTTACAGGAGCAAGAATTGCTGCTACTATCATTTGCTTTGACGAGGTTGGACCCTCATATTCTATTGACTCTATTACAAAACTACCACTATCAGAGGCTAGCATTTCTGAAGGAGTTCTAACGGGGGCTATAGATATACTAGATGTTAGGTTTGGAAATATATGGACCAACATAAAAAGGGAGCTATTCCTTCAACTTGGAGTCCAATACGGGGATTCCTTAGAAGTTACGATACAAAATGATACTCGAAATGTATATAAAAATATGATGACTTTTGGTCGATCATTTGCAGATATATGTGTGGGAGAACCACTCGTATATGTAAATTCATTGGATCATCTTGGAATTGCTATCAACCAGGGGTCTTTTGCGAATGCCTATAGTATTGGAACTGGGTCTAATTGGCGGATTTCAATTAGGAAAGCCCCAAAGATCATATATGATTAA
- a CDS encoding DUF4230 domain-containing protein codes for MSKNESTIAQLESVLEELKEGQKEQAATATMGSKIKSPKLSGAIFNLIFRFWGIRILLLIGSLLVVIITGIGLFTGSTFKKESTPFVEHIQDLATLATAEAHIKVILEQEDNKLFGKDIKWNIPGTKRELLLVVPATVIAGVDLQEIRKNDVQVNEKKKEISIVLPQATFIQPPAIQMDQVKTFSDEGLFRGQVEWAEGFDLAAEAQATIEKEAIEVGLLEKAEISAEKVLNEFFGHLGYTVNVSYK; via the coding sequence TTGAGTAAAAACGAATCTACCATTGCACAATTGGAGAGTGTACTAGAAGAATTAAAAGAGGGGCAAAAAGAGCAAGCTGCTACAGCTACAATGGGAAGTAAGATAAAATCTCCGAAGCTTTCAGGTGCTATATTTAATTTGATATTTAGATTTTGGGGGATTAGGATTTTACTCCTAATAGGGAGTTTACTAGTAGTCATAATTACAGGAATTGGATTATTTACAGGAAGTACATTCAAAAAAGAAAGTACTCCCTTTGTTGAACATATACAAGATTTAGCAACTCTTGCGACAGCAGAAGCCCATATAAAGGTAATCCTAGAGCAGGAAGATAATAAATTATTTGGCAAAGATATAAAATGGAATATTCCTGGAACTAAACGGGAGCTCTTATTGGTTGTTCCAGCTACGGTAATTGCAGGAGTTGATTTACAAGAAATAAGGAAAAATGATGTACAAGTTAATGAAAAGAAAAAAGAGATATCCATTGTCTTACCTCAGGCTACCTTTATTCAGCCCCCAGCTATTCAAATGGATCAGGTAAAGACATTTTCTGATGAAGGGCTGTTTCGAGGTCAAGTAGAATGGGCAGAAGGCTTTGATTTGGCAGCTGAAGCTCAAGCCACAATTGAAAAAGAAGCAATAGAGGTAGGCTTACTAGAAAAGGCTGAGATCAGTGCAGAAAAAGTTCTCAATGAATTTTTTGGCCATCTTGGCTATACTGTTAACGTTTCTTATAAATAA
- a CDS encoding RsmF rRNA methyltransferase first C-terminal domain-containing protein, with amino-acid sequence MILLDLPKDFQSKMKELLHEEYEAFSKSYEEDKAQGLRINTLKVPVEDFLKITPFTLEKIPWVKEGFFYGTEDRPGKHPFHEAGLYYIQEPSAMAVGEMMDAQPGDKVLDLCAAPGGKTTHMAVGMQNKGFLLANEIHPLRAKILSQNIERMGITNAVVTNETPERLAQRFPSYFDRILVDAPCSGEGMFRKDPQACAEWSLENVAVCSSRQQDILEHASTMLRPGGRLVYSTCTFSPEENEGVISQFIQSNPYFEIEDIQVYEGFGKGRVDWIDDGHEQIGKTVRIWPHQVQGEGHYLAVLKKTDGEEVSKLKIAKVNTKPSQLKEFNQFTEETLMERPQGNFLLFGDQLYILPEEMLSLEKLKVVRPGWHLGTMKKNRFEPSHAMALSLNGSQVKKKWNLQPDSREIISYLKGESIQADGPKGWYLIEVGGFSIGWGKLSQSLLKNHFPKGLRWTGV; translated from the coding sequence GTGATACTGTTGGATTTACCAAAGGATTTTCAAAGCAAAATGAAGGAGTTATTACATGAAGAATATGAAGCTTTTTCTAAAAGCTATGAAGAAGATAAGGCACAAGGATTACGCATAAACACATTAAAAGTTCCGGTAGAGGATTTTCTTAAAATCACTCCTTTTACCTTAGAAAAAATCCCTTGGGTAAAGGAAGGGTTCTTCTACGGAACGGAAGATCGTCCTGGGAAGCATCCTTTTCATGAAGCGGGCCTGTATTATATTCAAGAACCTAGTGCAATGGCTGTAGGAGAAATGATGGATGCACAGCCAGGTGATAAGGTATTAGATTTATGTGCTGCACCGGGTGGGAAAACGACTCATATGGCGGTCGGTATGCAGAATAAGGGCTTTTTATTAGCCAATGAAATTCACCCTCTTCGGGCTAAAATACTTTCCCAAAACATTGAACGTATGGGAATAACCAATGCTGTGGTGACCAATGAAACCCCTGAACGGTTAGCACAACGGTTTCCTAGTTATTTTGACAGAATATTAGTGGATGCTCCCTGTTCTGGAGAAGGAATGTTCAGAAAGGATCCGCAAGCATGTGCCGAATGGAGCTTAGAAAATGTTGCGGTTTGTTCATCTCGACAACAGGATATACTGGAGCATGCATCCACCATGCTCCGTCCCGGTGGTAGACTGGTTTATTCTACTTGCACCTTTTCCCCTGAAGAAAATGAAGGAGTCATTAGTCAGTTTATCCAGTCAAATCCCTATTTTGAAATAGAGGATATTCAAGTTTATGAGGGTTTTGGTAAGGGAAGAGTGGACTGGATAGATGACGGACATGAACAGATTGGGAAGACGGTTCGAATTTGGCCACATCAAGTACAAGGTGAAGGGCACTATTTAGCTGTGTTGAAAAAAACGGATGGAGAAGAAGTATCCAAGCTAAAAATTGCAAAGGTGAACACTAAACCATCTCAATTAAAAGAATTCAACCAATTTACTGAGGAAACGCTTATGGAAAGACCTCAGGGAAACTTTCTACTGTTTGGTGATCAATTATATATTTTACCTGAAGAGATGTTGTCGCTAGAAAAATTAAAGGTAGTTAGACCTGGGTGGCATTTAGGAACCATGAAGAAGAATCGCTTTGAACCATCTCATGCCATGGCGCTTTCTCTCAACGGAAGTCAGGTTAAGAAAAAATGGAATCTACAACCTGACTCTCGAGAAATCATTTCCTATTTAAAAGGGGAATCCATTCAAGCGGATGGTCCCAAAGGATGGTACTTAATAGAAGTAGGTGGATTCTCAATTGGTTGGGGGAAATTAAGTCAATCACTTCTAAAAAACCATTTTCCAAAAGGATTACGGTGGACAGGTGTCTAA
- a CDS encoding TraB/GumN family protein — MTEENITRLHINGKEIILIGTAHVSRQSAEQVKEVIERERPDSVCVELDEQRYKSITEGDKWKEMDIFQVIKEKKASFLLMNLAISSFQKRMAKELGIQAGQEMIQGIESAKDVGADLVLADRNIQITFSRIWNGVGFTGKAKLLMQIILSIFSNESISEEELEKLKSQDMLDAMLKDFTDNFPRLKVPLIDERDQYLSQKIKEAPGDKVVAVLGAAHVPGITKVIEKDHNLEEITKVPPKSKVPKIIGWSIPAVILALIVYTFIANPQAGLQQTISWILWNGSFSAIGAAIAFGHPLTILTAFIAAPITSLNPLLAAGWFAGFVQAYIRRPSVQDFETLSEDVFSVKGFWSNKVSRILLIVVLANLGSSLGTFIGGADVIRLFIENI; from the coding sequence ATGACCGAAGAAAATATTACAAGACTACATATAAACGGTAAAGAAATTATATTAATCGGTACAGCACATGTTTCAAGGCAAAGTGCTGAACAAGTAAAAGAAGTAATTGAAAGAGAACGCCCAGACTCTGTTTGTGTTGAGCTTGATGAACAACGTTATAAATCCATCACTGAAGGTGATAAGTGGAAAGAAATGGACATATTCCAAGTCATTAAGGAAAAGAAGGCGTCCTTTCTACTAATGAATTTGGCTATTTCCTCATTCCAAAAACGAATGGCAAAAGAACTTGGAATACAAGCTGGGCAGGAAATGATTCAAGGAATTGAATCAGCGAAAGATGTTGGGGCAGATTTAGTTTTAGCTGATCGAAATATCCAGATAACATTCTCAAGAATTTGGAATGGTGTCGGCTTTACTGGAAAAGCTAAACTCCTGATGCAAATCATTTTAAGCATTTTTAGCAATGAGAGTATTTCGGAAGAGGAATTGGAAAAGTTAAAATCACAAGATATGTTAGATGCAATGTTGAAGGATTTTACTGATAATTTTCCTCGACTAAAGGTTCCTCTCATTGATGAACGAGATCAATATCTATCACAAAAAATTAAAGAGGCACCAGGAGATAAGGTTGTAGCTGTTTTAGGTGCTGCACACGTACCGGGAATTACTAAAGTAATTGAAAAGGACCATAACCTTGAAGAAATAACAAAAGTTCCTCCTAAATCAAAAGTTCCTAAGATAATTGGGTGGTCCATTCCTGCGGTTATATTAGCCTTAATCGTTTACACATTTATCGCGAATCCTCAAGCGGGACTACAACAAACGATTAGTTGGATTCTTTGGAACGGGAGTTTTTCAGCTATTGGTGCGGCGATTGCATTTGGGCATCCCTTAACCATTTTGACTGCATTTATTGCAGCGCCTATTACGTCATTAAATCCTTTGCTAGCTGCCGGTTGGTTTGCGGGGTTTGTCCAAGCGTATATTCGAAGACCAAGTGTTCAGGATTTTGAAACACTCTCTGAGGATGTATTTAGTGTCAAAGGGTTCTGGAGTAATAAGGTTTCTAGAATTTTACTTATTGTGGTTTTAGCGAATCTAGGAAGCTCGTTAGGTACCTTTATAGGTGGTGCCGATGTTATTCGTTTATTTATTGAGAACATATAA
- a CDS encoding oxidoreductase, whose translation MVNRVAVVTGASSGFGMQTSIELAKEGFHVLATMRNVQKKDTLIKRVEELGIKERVETYELDVTSEASIIKWKRFMEEKQGRIDVLVNNAGYAGAGFSEEVSVEEYKAQFETNVFGVMAVTQAILPLMRRQMSGKIINVSSISGRVGFPGLSPYIASKHALEGYSESLRLELKPFGVDVVLIEPGSYQTNIWTTGKKVAEKSLEKDSPYYETMKKMEHYLERSSGNYGDPQEVAKLIVKLAKQDKVGLRYPVGKGVKRTIRLKQWLPWRIWENILLKQLK comes from the coding sequence ATGGTGAACAGGGTTGCAGTTGTAACAGGGGCTTCAAGTGGATTTGGAATGCAAACATCAATTGAATTGGCAAAAGAAGGATTTCATGTTCTTGCTACAATGAGAAATGTTCAAAAGAAAGATACATTGATAAAAAGAGTTGAAGAATTAGGTATAAAGGAACGCGTTGAAACGTATGAGCTAGATGTGACCTCTGAAGCCTCTATAATTAAGTGGAAGCGGTTTATGGAGGAAAAACAAGGGCGAATTGATGTCCTAGTAAATAATGCAGGGTACGCTGGAGCTGGTTTTAGTGAGGAAGTATCCGTTGAAGAGTATAAGGCACAATTTGAAACGAATGTATTTGGAGTTATGGCTGTAACTCAAGCAATACTCCCCCTGATGAGAAGGCAAATGAGTGGAAAGATTATAAATGTAAGCAGCATAAGTGGGAGGGTTGGCTTTCCAGGATTATCGCCTTATATAGCATCTAAGCACGCATTAGAAGGATATAGTGAATCTCTTAGACTGGAATTGAAGCCATTTGGAGTAGACGTTGTTCTCATTGAACCAGGTTCGTATCAGACAAATATTTGGACGACTGGAAAGAAGGTAGCAGAGAAATCCTTGGAGAAGGATTCTCCTTACTATGAAACAATGAAAAAGATGGAGCATTATCTTGAGAGAAGTTCCGGTAACTATGGCGATCCACAAGAGGTTGCAAAACTTATTGTGAAGCTAGCCAAACAGGATAAAGTAGGCTTACGTTACCCGGTTGGAAAGGGAGTAAAGCGGACTATACGATTAAAGCAATGGTTACCTTGGAGGATTTGGGAGAATATTTTACTTAAACAATTAAAATAG
- a CDS encoding peptide MFS transporter gives MSDLNRQKIVDSVPQKGFFGHPKGLFTLFFTEFWERFSYYGMRAILVFYMYYEVSKGGLGLEESTALAIMSIYGALVYMSGIIGGWMADRLFGTSRAVFYGGILIMLGHIALAIPGSLSMFFISMVLIVLGTGLLKPNVSSVVGEMYSETDDRRDAGFSIFYMGINLGAFISPLIVGELMDVSFHLGFGVAAVGMFLGLVMFVVTKKKNLGLAGTTVANPLSPSEKKKFFTITGISTIILAIVLYITIQNGMLTIDRFIAIIGILGILIPTLYFTVMYRSKKTTEVERSRLIAYIPLFIASVMFWAIQEQGSTILANYADKRTQLSFAGFEISPAWFQSLNPLFIIILAPVFAWMWVKLGKRQPTIPQKFSLALLFAGLSFLVILLPAYLGGTDTLVNPLWLVLSYFIVVLGELLLSPVGLSATTKLAPKAFSAQTMSLWFLSSAAAQAINAQIVRFYKPETEMMYFGVIGGASIVLSIILFLLAPKIQGFMKGIR, from the coding sequence ATGTCAGATTTAAACAGACAGAAAATTGTGGATAGTGTCCCACAAAAAGGTTTCTTCGGACATCCCAAAGGGCTGTTTACCCTATTTTTTACTGAGTTCTGGGAACGCTTTTCCTACTATGGAATGAGAGCTATCCTAGTATTTTATATGTATTATGAGGTTTCTAAAGGTGGATTGGGATTAGAAGAATCTACTGCTCTAGCCATTATGTCCATCTATGGAGCACTTGTGTACATGTCAGGTATCATTGGTGGTTGGATGGCCGACCGTTTATTTGGTACTTCACGTGCAGTTTTCTATGGTGGAATTCTGATCATGCTTGGTCATATTGCCTTGGCAATTCCAGGAAGCCTTTCCATGTTCTTTATTTCCATGGTGTTAATTGTACTTGGAACAGGTTTGTTAAAGCCTAACGTTTCTAGTGTTGTTGGTGAAATGTACAGTGAAACGGATGATCGTAGAGATGCTGGATTTAGTATTTTCTATATGGGTATCAACCTTGGTGCCTTTATTTCTCCGTTAATTGTTGGTGAACTGATGGATGTTAGCTTCCACCTCGGGTTTGGAGTAGCCGCTGTCGGTATGTTTTTAGGACTTGTTATGTTTGTTGTAACAAAGAAAAAGAATTTAGGATTAGCTGGTACCACAGTTGCAAATCCTCTATCACCATCTGAAAAGAAAAAGTTCTTTACAATAACTGGTATTTCCACGATTATTTTAGCCATCGTACTATATATCACAATCCAGAATGGTATGTTAACGATCGATCGTTTTATTGCCATCATTGGAATTTTGGGAATTCTGATTCCGACCCTTTACTTTACGGTTATGTACCGTAGCAAAAAAACAACAGAAGTGGAACGTTCACGCTTAATCGCTTATATTCCATTATTTATTGCATCGGTTATGTTTTGGGCGATTCAAGAACAAGGTTCAACGATTCTAGCAAACTATGCAGATAAGAGAACCCAATTAAGTTTTGCTGGTTTTGAGATTTCTCCAGCATGGTTCCAATCTCTTAACCCATTATTTATCATTATCTTAGCACCGGTATTTGCTTGGATGTGGGTGAAACTTGGTAAGAGACAACCAACCATTCCACAAAAATTCTCACTTGCCCTATTATTTGCCGGTTTATCTTTCCTCGTTATTCTATTACCAGCTTACCTGGGAGGAACAGATACATTAGTGAATCCTTTATGGCTTGTCCTAAGTTATTTCATTGTCGTGTTGGGTGAGCTATTATTATCACCTGTTGGTTTATCAGCAACGACAAAGCTTGCACCAAAAGCATTCTCAGCACAAACAATGAGTCTATGGTTCTTATCTAGTGCTGCTGCCCAAGCAATCAATGCACAAATCGTTAGATTCTACAAACCAGAGACCGAAATGATGTATTTTGGAGTAATCGGAGGGGCGTCCATTGTACTAAGTATCATCTTATTCTTACTAGCTCCGAAGATTCAAGGCTTCATGAAAGGAATCAGATAA
- a CDS encoding GNAT family N-acetyltransferase, whose product MFLVKQLQSQLPENINRLVFESKREGFRFLVRLVDDFLVGTNTFSASGEILYGVFDEKGNLVGVGGLNKDPYSTDKTLGRLRRFYVDPNYRRHGIGRLLLHTIIEFAKDHYDQLVLYTDTEQGDKFYTSMGFLRSQEFGRSSHHLNLTK is encoded by the coding sequence ATGTTTCTTGTGAAACAATTGCAAAGTCAACTACCAGAGAACATAAATAGGTTAGTTTTTGAAAGCAAAAGGGAAGGTTTCCGATTTTTAGTAAGATTAGTTGATGATTTTCTTGTAGGCACCAACACTTTTTCTGCTTCAGGTGAGATTCTATATGGTGTGTTTGATGAAAAAGGGAACTTAGTAGGAGTAGGTGGACTAAATAAAGATCCTTATTCTACTGATAAAACCTTGGGTAGGTTAAGGCGGTTCTACGTTGATCCTAATTATAGAAGGCATGGTATAGGGAGGCTACTACTTCATACAATTATCGAATTCGCAAAGGATCATTATGACCAATTAGTACTCTATACAGATACGGAACAAGGGGATAAGTTTTACACATCTATGGGATTTCTAAGAAGTCAGGAATTTGGTAGGTCGTCTCATCATCTAAACCTAACTAAATAA
- a CDS encoding viroplasmin family protein codes for MAKSKKYYVVWQGRNPGIYTSWDECKEQVNGYQGAKYKSFPTHQEAEAAFKVGWGKSLASSGNGKNKTSTGKWRGASHETSEEIIYESISVDAACSGNPGDLEYQGVDTQTGERIFHVGPLENGTNNIGEFLAIVHALALLKKQNSNRPIYSDSATAIGWVKKGKANTQLERSNKTEKVWNLIKRAEHWLSENTYTNKIYKWETKVWGEIKADFGRK; via the coding sequence GTGGCAAAATCAAAGAAATATTACGTAGTATGGCAGGGTAGAAATCCGGGAATTTATACTAGTTGGGACGAATGTAAGGAACAGGTGAATGGCTACCAGGGTGCTAAATATAAGTCATTTCCTACACACCAAGAGGCTGAAGCTGCATTTAAAGTGGGTTGGGGTAAATCTCTGGCTTCGTCCGGAAATGGAAAGAATAAAACGTCCACGGGAAAGTGGAGAGGTGCATCCCATGAAACGTCTGAAGAAATTATATATGAAAGTATATCAGTAGACGCTGCATGTAGTGGGAACCCAGGTGATTTAGAGTATCAGGGTGTAGATACTCAAACCGGAGAACGTATTTTTCATGTAGGCCCACTTGAAAATGGAACAAACAACATCGGTGAGTTTCTGGCCATTGTTCATGCTTTAGCTTTACTAAAAAAGCAGAACAGTAATAGGCCAATTTACTCTGACTCAGCAACAGCTATTGGCTGGGTTAAAAAGGGGAAAGCGAATACTCAGTTAGAGCGGTCTAATAAAACAGAGAAGGTATGGAACTTAATAAAGAGGGCTGAGCATTGGCTTAGTGAGAATACATATACCAATAAAATTTATAAATGGGAAACGAAAGTGTGGGGAGAAATTAAGGCTGATTTTGGTAGAAAGTAA